The genomic DNA AAAATGGTCGTAATATACTTCAGTGTAGACATGCTTTCGCTTTCTCCTGCAAATGGAGCTGCGACATACAAGACAGCATCTATTGATGTTGTTTTGTATGTGatgcaaaagaaacaagaaaggagCTAGAATAGTGGTTATGTTCTTGTTCTGTTCTGTACATCAAAATTACAACTGGTAGCTGAATGCTGTCTACTTTAACAACTGTAGCAATGTGCATGTGACTTTTGAGCTTGTCATGCATGTAGCCATGTAGCATGTAGCCACCTTTGTCACCACAAATGTTTATGATTTCATTTAACCTAATGGAACGTTCTTAAGCCTCTGgtgaatgaaatctttaagatTTAGCAAATGCAACAATGCACATGTCGcttgtagccacctttgtcaCCAGGAATGTTCTTGAGTCCAGGTTATCGAACGCGGTTATATTCAGCATCTGGTCAGTGAGGTCTTTCAACTTTAGGAACTGCAGCAGTGCACATGTTGCTTTACAAGCTTGTGACAAACATGGCCACAGTTCAGGTGCCCTTGTCACCAAGAGTGTTCCCGAGCCACATGATCTGGCATGGTACAGAGTACGAACTGGTCGTTGTAGCAGGGACATACGTAGAGAAACTGTTCAAGTACCTCCACGCACTTGCACCTTTTTCATGATGTGTGCTCTCCATTCAGATGCGAAAAAAATGGTTTAGCCTTTCTGAACGGTGCATCCAGCCACAGTTGGCACAGCAATGTTGTATCACAGCTGGTGGGTAGTTGTGGTAGCTGCAGCTTCAGAGAAGTATAGAGAAGGTGACAGTTCAAGAGATGATCGGAGTTGTGTTTGACTAGCGTGACGTCGCAAGCCAGTGATGCTAGTTCTCTTGCAGCATCTACCCTATGCGAATGTCTTGAAGCTGTCTGGACATGAATGGGAGTTATGGTAATGTACATTTTCTTTAACTTGTGCAGGTGAGCGATGCACGCGAAGCCTTCTTGGGAAAAGTGCGACACCTGGTGGAGGAGTTGGTAAACTATTGTCCTGTTGACGCAGCTGTTGACCAATGTGGCAAAGCTCACCTGCACGAAGCGCTGCCGCCACTCCTTTCACAGGGTGAGCATCCAATTCCTGCTGCAGCATCTTACACAGCCAGGTCTATAAAGCTACTTTTTAACAACTTAGACCCGACAGATGGCCACAGGAACATGGTGACCTAAAATGATCAACATTGGTCGAATAAATGATGTCGCCAAGCCCAAACCTTTCAATAGAAGGGCTTCTCTTCATCAGGGCAAGTCTTATTTTTGGCTAGGTTGTGCATgattatttgcaaaaaaaaaacacctggtaATGCTTGATTCCAGGCTTTCAAAGTTTGCTGTGGCCAAAGCCTTACTTGGAAAATGTGAAGAGCATGGAGCATAAGTGAAAGCAAAGATGAAATGACAGGATTTATTCGCTTTAGCGATGACAAAATTTCAGCTAACGATGCGAGTTGTTTCTTCGTTGAACATGACGAGGGAATGTGACGCAGTGTCGAATGACCACGTCTGTCCGTGGTTTCGATCTTCTTTTCATGGTTCCAGTTTCACCGGTGGAGCTTGCCCATCTACATGAAACTATATGGACGACATTCAAGgtaacctttctttttctccgcGGTCTGTTATCTTGATTTTAGTCGGTGTTCCAATTGCTCGCAGAAACCGGAAACCTGAAGACGAGGCTAAAATAACAGAAGAACGTCCCCGCCTGGTCCCGTGTTATCGTTATTATCTCGGGCCCATGGGTATATGTGCCCACTCTTGGCCGCTGCCCTCAGAACAGGTATGTACACTGGACATGTACCCAAATAAAAGACAAGCAGTAAACGAGGCAAGATGTGAACAAGTGTGCAAtatgaagtgaagtgaacaaagcTGGACCGTTGCGTGCATTGAGCGAGGAGCTGCAGAGAAGTCTGGAATGAGTCGGCTACAGAGAATAGTGTGAAATTCCGTTCCGTTCGCGTCATTTTGTACAAACGTTTCCGTCATCAGCTTTGTGTTTGCATAACGCTTCTTCAACACTAGCCCAAAcaccaaagaaagcttcgcgtaACACCGATTACCACTTAAACGCTGGAAACGCTGAACTTTTCTTCTGTAAAACTCTCCCCAGGTGAATTAGTTGGCAGTTGAGCTATATTGACACCACCAGAAGTTAGCGCACGCACCTGAAGgtaacagacttgagtgcccgactatagacatcctacacccaacttagtgcatgtgaaagtgcgctATAGactcattttctctctctctctcttacactcCCCATTCCGCTCCCCACGTGtatggtagcaaactggactcagtctggttaacctccctaccttccctcttttcagtctctctctctctttctctctagcgCGCGCACGTCgaacagcaacggctgatccagcgggctcgcgaagGAACATGGAAATTTcggcgtgccccccccccccccccctcccatttcAGGCTGCGACCCTGGTGCGGCGGACAGTCCACTGGAAGAAGTGAACTGAGTGCAAGCGAGTTGGAGGTGAGGAGGTTGCTTTGTCGTTGCGTAGTCAGGCAAGGCTATATAATattattttggcttctagcgcgaagtgaaacacggacacagaaaggagcaggctcgtcctgtctgctcctttctgtgtccgtgttttacttcgcgctagaagccaaaataatgttaccgtaccaactcgcccaactgtctatccttttgctatataataataataataataataataataataataataataataataataataataataataataataataataataataataataataataataataataataataataataataataataataataatgaatgtTTATTATAGCGCCCAGGAACAGCTACGGATCCTTCGTACTTGTGCGCTTAAAGAGTAACACGCGAGACAAAACCTACAGAGAAGGCaaatgtggtagacaaaacaaTGTGATAGGATAGGGAAACAGAAAACGAGGAGGCGGGCGTAA from Dermacentor albipictus isolate Rhodes 1998 colony chromosome 7, USDA_Dalb.pri_finalv2, whole genome shotgun sequence includes the following:
- the LOC135899120 gene encoding ribosomal oxygenase 1-like — translated: MHATLCVKMLHASMIPQALQLAMEENVEYRESLPRGYLNYMGVANADVVSDAREAFLGKVRHLVEELVNYCPVDAAVDQCGKAHLHEALPPLLSQVSPVELAHLHETIWTTFKKPET